From the genome of Bosea sp. Tri-49, one region includes:
- the purC gene encoding phosphoribosylaminoimidazolesuccinocarboxamide synthase, with protein MDFLKPRYIPMNRRRRIYEGKAKVLYEGPEPGTLIQHFKDDATAFNAKKHEVIDGKGVLNNRISEHIFSNLNDIGVPTHFIRRLNMREQLIREVEIIPLEVVVRNVAAGSLSTKLGIEEGTQLPRSIIEFYYKNDALGDPMVSEEHITAFGWATPQEIDDIMALAIRVNDFLSGLFLGAGIRLVDFKIECGRLWEGEMMRIVVADEISPDSCRLWDIRSKDKMDKDRFRRDLGGLIEAYTEVARRLGILGENEKPGPAGPRLVQ; from the coding sequence TTGGATTTCCTCAAGCCACGGTATATCCCGATGAACCGCCGCCGTCGCATTTACGAAGGCAAGGCGAAGGTCCTCTATGAAGGACCGGAGCCCGGAACGCTGATCCAGCATTTCAAGGACGACGCGACCGCCTTCAATGCCAAGAAGCATGAAGTGATCGACGGCAAGGGCGTGCTGAACAACCGCATCTCCGAGCACATCTTCAGCAACCTCAACGACATCGGCGTTCCCACGCATTTCATCCGCCGACTCAACATGCGCGAGCAGCTGATTCGCGAGGTCGAGATCATTCCGCTCGAGGTCGTGGTCCGCAATGTCGCGGCCGGCTCGCTGTCGACCAAGCTCGGCATCGAGGAAGGCACCCAGCTGCCGCGCTCGATCATCGAGTTCTACTACAAGAATGACGCGCTGGGCGATCCGATGGTCTCGGAAGAGCACATTACCGCCTTCGGCTGGGCGACGCCGCAGGAGATCGACGACATCATGGCGCTCGCCATTCGTGTCAACGACTTCCTCTCCGGCCTCTTCCTCGGCGCCGGCATCCGGCTCGTCGACTTCAAGATCGAGTGCGGCCGGCTCTGGGAAGGCGAGATGATGCGCATTGTCGTCGCCGACGAGATCAGCCCCGATTCCTGCCGTCTCTGGGACATCCGGTCGAAGGACAAGATGGACAAGGATCGCTTCCGCCGAGATCTGGGTGGGCTGATCGAGGCCTATACCGAAGTGGCGCGCCGCCTCGGTATCCTCGGCGAGAACGAGAAGCCGGGCCCGGCAGGCCCTCGGCTGGTCCAATAA
- a CDS encoding DUF1476 domain-containing protein, translating to MTTFDQRKDAYENKFAHDEELRFKATARRNKLLGLWAAEKLGKNGADADAYAKSVVLADFEEAGDDDVLRKVKADFAAGSVTVADDEIRRTMTELLIKAADEIQAGR from the coding sequence ATGACCACCTTCGACCAGCGCAAGGACGCTTACGAGAACAAGTTCGCGCATGACGAGGAGCTCCGCTTCAAGGCGACGGCCCGGCGCAACAAGCTGCTCGGTCTGTGGGCCGCGGAGAAGCTCGGCAAGAACGGAGCCGATGCCGATGCCTATGCCAAGTCGGTCGTACTCGCCGATTTCGAGGAGGCCGGGGACGACGACGTGCTGCGCAAGGTCAAGGCCGATTTCGCCGCAGGCAGCGTCACCGTCGCGGACGACGAGATCCGCCGGACCATGACCGAATTGCTGATCAAAGCCGCCGACGAAATCCAGGCCGGCCGCTGA
- a CDS encoding HpcH/HpaI aldolase family protein, whose translation MTAAKPTVLSSLADRLAKGETLLSAWCGLPDPSVAAILAQEGFDAVTLDMQHGPITLAEVIRAIPLINAAGKPAIARIAVGEFQNVSKLFDSGASGVIAPMINTIEDARRLAAYAKYPPLGERSWGSYGGLGASGLDQNSYLKQANDFSLTFAMIETREAMAIIDEILAIDGIDALFVGPSDLSIALSGGASINASAKEVDDAMRHIVARANAVKKPVAFYAGTAERAKEGVALGARLVTVMSDTGLLRAASQAALKVIKG comes from the coding sequence ATGACCGCCGCCAAGCCGACCGTGCTGTCCTCGCTCGCCGATCGTCTCGCCAAGGGCGAGACGCTGCTTTCCGCTTGGTGCGGCCTGCCGGATCCGAGTGTCGCCGCGATCCTGGCGCAGGAAGGGTTTGATGCGGTCACGCTCGACATGCAGCACGGGCCGATCACGCTCGCTGAGGTGATTCGCGCGATCCCGCTGATCAACGCAGCCGGCAAGCCGGCGATTGCGCGCATCGCGGTCGGCGAGTTCCAGAATGTCTCGAAGCTGTTCGATTCCGGCGCCTCCGGCGTGATCGCACCGATGATCAACACGATCGAAGATGCGCGCCGGCTCGCGGCCTATGCCAAGTACCCGCCACTCGGCGAGCGCAGCTGGGGCAGCTATGGCGGCCTCGGCGCCTCCGGGCTCGACCAGAACAGCTATCTCAAGCAGGCCAACGATTTCTCACTGACCTTCGCGATGATCGAGACCCGCGAGGCGATGGCGATCATCGACGAAATCCTCGCCATCGACGGGATCGATGCACTCTTCGTCGGCCCGTCCGATCTCTCGATCGCCCTCTCGGGCGGCGCCTCCATCAACGCCTCCGCCAAGGAGGTCGACGATGCGATGCGCCATATCGTGGCGCGGGCCAATGCGGTGAAGAAGCCGGTCGCTTTCTATGCAGGGACGGCTGAGCGCGCCAAGGAAGGCGTCGCGCTCGGCGCCCGGCTGGTCACGGTGATGAGCGATACCGGCCTGCTGCGTGCGGCGAGCCAGGCCGCCCTCAAGGTGATCAAGGGCTGA
- a CDS encoding DNA-3-methyladenine glycosylase family protein encodes MTTISSTADLEEGMAVLVALDPIWEQIIARTGIPPLRRRESGFLSLTSIIVSQQLSVASARAVWARVESVLTPLTPERVLAASDEEMRLSGLSRPKQKTLRAVATAIAENRLDLFALEAATPEFVHEHMTAVSGIGPWTADVYLLFCLGHRDGFAAGDLAVQEAAKVAFNLPTRPKPAELAALAEAWRPWRGVAARLLWAYYAALKSREGINA; translated from the coding sequence ATGACGACAATCTCCAGCACAGCCGATCTCGAAGAGGGCATGGCGGTCCTCGTCGCTCTCGACCCCATCTGGGAGCAGATCATCGCCCGCACCGGCATCCCACCGCTGCGCCGCCGCGAAAGCGGTTTCTTGAGCCTCACCTCGATCATCGTCTCGCAGCAGCTCTCAGTCGCGAGCGCACGCGCCGTCTGGGCCCGGGTCGAAAGCGTACTCACGCCGCTGACCCCGGAGCGCGTCCTTGCCGCCAGCGACGAAGAGATGCGGCTCTCGGGCCTGTCGCGGCCAAAGCAGAAGACGTTGCGTGCCGTCGCTACCGCCATCGCCGAGAACCGGCTCGATCTCTTTGCCCTCGAAGCGGCAACGCCTGAATTCGTCCATGAGCACATGACCGCAGTCTCCGGCATCGGCCCGTGGACGGCGGATGTCTATCTGCTGTTCTGCCTCGGCCATCGCGACGGCTTCGCCGCCGGCGACCTCGCGGTCCAGGAGGCGGCGAAGGTCGCCTTCAATCTGCCGACACGCCCCAAACCCGCCGAGCTGGCCGCACTGGCGGAGGCGTGGCGGCCCTGGCGCGGTGTCGCCGCCCGCCTGCTCTGGGCCTATTATGCCGCACTGAAATCGCGCGAAGGCATCAACGCGTAG
- the gluQRS gene encoding tRNA glutamyl-Q(34) synthetase GluQRS: protein MASSSPVFRFAPSPNGRLHLGHAYSALTNERLAARFGGGLLLRIEDIDLSRCRPEFEQGIHDDLAWLGMSFSPDMRRQSLHFDDYRRALDRLQAMGLVYPCFCSRQEVKDAVKRREAEAGTPWPRDPDGAPVYPGTCRLLNEAEAQRRRETGEQHVLRLAMDLALARMAGEKLFYRLFDENGDEREVAVDPARWGDVVLARKDVPTSYHLSVVVDDALQGVSHVVRGEDLEAATDIHVLLQRLLGLATPRYHFHRLLIDETGQKLAKSRFSQSLADLRAQGTTPAAIRRQLGFT from the coding sequence ATGGCATCGTCTTCCCCTGTCTTCCGGTTTGCGCCGAGCCCGAACGGGCGGCTGCATCTCGGCCATGCCTATTCGGCGCTCACCAATGAGCGACTGGCCGCGCGTTTCGGCGGCGGGCTCCTGCTGCGGATCGAGGATATCGACCTTTCACGCTGCCGACCTGAATTCGAACAAGGCATCCATGACGACCTCGCTTGGCTTGGGATGTCGTTCTCGCCCGATATGCGGCGGCAATCCCTGCATTTCGACGATTATCGCCGGGCGCTGGATCGGCTCCAGGCGATGGGACTGGTTTATCCCTGCTTCTGCTCGCGCCAGGAGGTGAAGGACGCGGTCAAGCGGCGCGAAGCCGAAGCCGGAACGCCCTGGCCGCGCGATCCCGATGGCGCGCCGGTCTATCCGGGGACGTGCCGCCTCCTGAACGAAGCGGAGGCGCAGCGTCGTCGTGAGACGGGCGAACAACATGTGCTGCGGCTCGCCATGGACTTGGCTTTGGCAAGAATGGCCGGCGAAAAGCTCTTCTATCGTCTCTTCGACGAAAACGGCGACGAGCGCGAGGTCGCGGTCGATCCGGCGCGTTGGGGCGATGTCGTGCTGGCGCGCAAGGACGTGCCGACGAGCTATCATCTCTCGGTGGTGGTCGATGACGCGCTGCAGGGCGTCAGCCATGTCGTGCGAGGTGAGGATCTGGAAGCGGCGACCGATATCCATGTCCTGCTGCAGCGCCTGCTCGGCCTGGCGACGCCGCGCTATCACTTCCACCGGCTGCTGATCGACGAGACCGGGCAGAAGCTGGCCAAGAGCCGGTTCTCACAAAGCCTCGCCGATCTGCGCGCTCAGGGAACAACGCCGGCGGCGATCCGACGGCAGCTTGGTTTCACGTGA
- a CDS encoding AEC family transporter yields MLSSLLIVLPVFGLIAIGYVARWTRLLRETTGEGLSDFVFVLAVPCLLFKTLATAAIPPDQPWGYWISYFTGLAIVWIIAQLVARQLFARKGPELVVSGFAAAQSNTVFVGVPMILKAYGEAGAVPLGLLLAVHLPVTMTAATLLAEGRGTSPLQLLKRLFTHPIVVGILLGSAARPFVALVPTPLWSIIDLIAGAAVPCALISLGIALRRYGLASGIGLPAVLSFLKLVLHPLIVFLLATKVFAMPVAWAGVAVLFAACPCGINAYLFAERYKQGVADASSAIALSTALSLFTTIGWLTFLGVG; encoded by the coding sequence ATGCTCTCCTCGCTGCTCATCGTCCTGCCAGTCTTCGGCCTGATCGCGATCGGCTATGTCGCGCGCTGGACCAGGCTGCTGCGCGAAACCACCGGCGAGGGTCTCTCCGACTTCGTCTTCGTCCTCGCCGTCCCCTGCCTGCTGTTCAAGACCCTGGCGACGGCCGCGATCCCGCCGGATCAGCCCTGGGGCTACTGGATTTCCTATTTCACCGGCCTCGCCATCGTCTGGATCATCGCCCAGCTCGTGGCGCGACAGCTATTCGCCCGCAAAGGTCCCGAGCTCGTCGTCTCCGGCTTTGCCGCGGCCCAGTCGAACACCGTCTTCGTCGGCGTGCCGATGATCCTGAAGGCCTATGGCGAAGCCGGCGCAGTGCCGCTCGGCCTGCTCCTCGCGGTGCATCTGCCGGTGACGATGACGGCCGCGACCCTCCTCGCGGAAGGCCGGGGCACCTCGCCGCTTCAGCTGCTCAAGCGACTGTTCACCCATCCGATCGTCGTCGGCATCCTGCTCGGCAGCGCCGCGCGCCCGTTCGTCGCCCTGGTTCCAACGCCGCTTTGGTCGATCATCGACCTGATCGCAGGTGCGGCCGTTCCCTGCGCGCTGATCAGCCTCGGCATTGCGCTCCGGCGCTACGGCCTGGCCTCCGGCATCGGGCTGCCGGCGGTGCTGAGCTTTCTCAAGCTCGTGCTGCACCCGCTGATCGTCTTCCTGCTGGCGACGAAGGTGTTCGCCATGCCGGTGGCCTGGGCCGGCGTCGCCGTGCTCTTCGCCGCCTGCCCTTGCGGGATCAACGCCTATCTCTTTGCTGAGCGCTACAAGCAAGGGGTCGCCGACGCCTCCAGCGCGATCGCGCTCTCGACCGCGCTCTCGCTCTTCACCACGATCGGCTGGCTGACCTTCCTCGGTGTCGGCTGA
- a CDS encoding M23 family metallopeptidase, whose amino-acid sequence MNAPPDLRAPHEPLTPEATALLVDLGIEPPITPAGSAPAGMDRRGVSLRWLAACLLVGSCGAALLGGAILVAVRGDTSFAERPEPITLHQTTSVGGGARKGDKLVAEQPIASARHTLRAPMSQRIGDREVIRVRPFVRLSTNLSLTSGVYATNIPPFNPLRLFAEGAPGSERYAEPVTEMPDADVSITKRDLADLPVTPGKANLTDADVINQMEEERANLAAADRRAALPIPPQLMLSRTLAQGSQAAGAGSLLSYAPATDTSFSGIEVRVVPENVTNAPKTPIAASREPLVEEKLLITRRGENFETVLRNAGANRDQIVSMMKAFDGRVKVAALPEGQVLQALFAPGPRAGDPRQIARVALLENGRPSAVIAVNDKGLFVPVALPRTEAVGPQPKSQANPEEDEEDEEEGGTGARLYESLYETGLRHDLPRPLIDELVRIFSYDLDFQQRVRGGDNLEVIFTDEDEGERAEILSATLTIGGETRQVFRYQAPEDGLIDYFDTEGRSLKKFLLRKPITDAEMRSGFGMRYHPIMRYSKMHTGVDWANKIGTPILAAGNGTIIKAEWDSGYGRRIEIQHANGYVTAYSHQSAFAKGIAPGVKVRQGQVIGFLGNTGLSTGPHLHYEVMVNGNFVNPMKIKVPRGRELDGKALVEFKRQRDEVQGLIEKAGGQTAQLR is encoded by the coding sequence ATGAACGCCCCTCCGGATCTGAGAGCGCCGCATGAGCCGCTGACGCCGGAAGCGACGGCGCTTCTCGTCGATCTTGGAATCGAGCCGCCGATCACGCCTGCCGGCTCTGCGCCTGCCGGCATGGATCGTCGTGGTGTCTCGCTGCGCTGGCTCGCCGCCTGCCTGTTGGTCGGCTCCTGCGGGGCGGCGCTGCTCGGCGGTGCCATTCTCGTCGCTGTGCGTGGCGACACCAGTTTCGCCGAGCGCCCAGAACCGATCACCCTGCATCAGACCACCTCGGTCGGTGGCGGCGCCCGCAAAGGCGACAAGCTCGTCGCCGAGCAGCCGATCGCCTCCGCACGGCACACGCTGCGCGCGCCCATGTCCCAGCGTATCGGCGACCGCGAAGTCATCCGGGTCCGCCCCTTCGTCAGGCTCTCGACCAATCTGTCGCTGACCAGCGGCGTCTACGCGACCAATATCCCGCCATTCAATCCGCTGCGGCTCTTCGCCGAGGGCGCGCCCGGCAGCGAGCGCTATGCCGAGCCGGTCACCGAGATGCCGGATGCGGACGTCTCGATCACCAAGCGCGATCTCGCCGATCTGCCGGTCACGCCGGGCAAGGCCAACCTGACCGACGCGGACGTGATCAACCAGATGGAGGAAGAGCGCGCCAATCTCGCCGCCGCCGACCGCCGCGCCGCCTTGCCAATCCCGCCGCAGCTGATGTTGAGCCGTACGCTTGCCCAAGGTAGCCAAGCCGCCGGCGCCGGCAGCCTGCTCTCCTATGCGCCTGCGACGGACACCTCGTTCTCTGGCATCGAGGTCCGTGTCGTTCCGGAGAACGTGACAAACGCGCCAAAGACGCCGATCGCCGCTTCGCGCGAGCCGTTGGTCGAAGAGAAATTGCTGATCACCCGCCGCGGCGAGAATTTCGAGACAGTGCTGCGCAATGCCGGCGCCAACCGCGACCAGATCGTCTCGATGATGAAGGCCTTCGACGGGCGGGTGAAGGTCGCTGCCTTACCGGAAGGCCAGGTCCTGCAGGCGCTGTTCGCGCCCGGCCCGCGCGCCGGCGATCCACGTCAGATCGCCCGCGTCGCCTTGCTAGAAAACGGTCGCCCCTCGGCGGTCATCGCGGTCAACGACAAAGGTCTCTTCGTCCCCGTGGCCCTGCCGAGAACCGAGGCGGTCGGCCCGCAGCCGAAGTCGCAGGCCAATCCGGAGGAAGACGAAGAGGATGAAGAGGAAGGCGGCACAGGTGCACGCCTCTATGAGAGCCTCTACGAGACCGGACTGCGCCATGACCTGCCGCGCCCGCTGATCGACGAGCTCGTGCGCATCTTCTCCTACGACCTCGATTTCCAGCAGCGCGTCCGCGGCGGCGACAATCTCGAGGTCATCTTCACCGACGAGGATGAAGGCGAGCGTGCCGAGATCCTCTCGGCCACGCTCACCATCGGCGGCGAGACCAGGCAAGTCTTCCGCTATCAGGCGCCCGAGGATGGGCTGATCGACTATTTCGACACCGAAGGCCGGTCGCTGAAGAAGTTCCTGTTGCGCAAGCCGATCACGGACGCCGAAATGCGCTCGGGCTTCGGCATGCGCTACCACCCGATCATGCGCTATTCGAAGATGCACACCGGCGTCGACTGGGCCAACAAGATCGGCACGCCGATCCTGGCCGCAGGCAATGGCACGATCATCAAGGCGGAATGGGATTCAGGCTATGGCCGCCGAATCGAGATCCAGCACGCCAACGGCTACGTTACGGCCTATTCGCACCAGTCGGCCTTCGCCAAGGGCATCGCACCCGGCGTCAAGGTCCGCCAGGGCCAGGTCATCGGCTTCCTCGGCAATACCGGCCTCTCGACCGGCCCGCATCTGCACTACGAGGTCATGGTCAACGGCAATTTCGTCAACCCGATGAAGATCAAGGTGCCGCGCGGCCGCGAGCTCGACGGCAAGGCGCTTGTCGAATTCAAGCGCCAGCGCGACGAAGTCCAGGGCCTAATCGAAAAGGCCGGAGGCCAGACCGCGCAACTGCGCTGA